The DNA sequence CTGTATTTTAATAATAGAAGCGCCCACTAAAATCATAACTAAGTCAAAATCAATGACTTTTAAGCAAGTCTCTTGTGACTAATTCCTAATTTGAGTCTTTGCATACCCAAGGTCTGGAATACAAGAAATGTAGACAACCGGATAATTTGCCTCATGTCACTCACGTTCTTAATTGGTTAAAACTATATGAGTTATTAGGCAAGATCATGAATGACCCTCACCTCTCTATGGCCCTTCGACTTTAGGAGTCTGGTGTCCTGTACGTTATTTACGCGACCAAGCCGGCGATCATCATCAACGGAGCCATGCCACGTGCGTCAGCGTGAGGCATGGCATTTGAGCAGCAGTACGAGGAATTGAGCCTCAGCCACGTCACCATCGACGGCATCAAGGGTTAGCGGTGGCCCGCGTCGAACTGCCAGATGGCACAGCACGCTCCTGCGCTCCCGCACACCCCATTGTTACGGACTGTCGGACCGGGCCGAGCTGCGTCTCGCGCGACGTGACCTGACCCCGCGCATCGAGGCCATCTTCTTCTCGTTGGCGTGGCCGAGCTGGAGGGCGAGGGCTAATGCGTGGGCGGGCCGATGATCGCCTCGGTTCCCCGGCCTGGGAGCAGGAGACCAGGCGCGACGAAGTGCGCCCGGCAGATCAACTCCGCTTCATGCGGCGCTCCCGGAGACGTTGATGCCCCGTATGGACGGTGGGCCTGGTGCCTGTGCGTATGTCGCTGGACGAGGCCAAGCGCTATGCGACGTTCAACGCCCGCGTGGAGAGTTTGGAGGACAGCTCAGATTCCGGGAGGCCTTCCAAAATCAGCGCTGCGTGATCCCGCTAGCGGGATCCTGGGAGTGGTCGGTGCGTGAGGGGGTCAAGATCCAGGTCAGGATCGCCAGGAGGCATTTTGAGCTCCTGCCGGTGGCAGGGCTGTGGAACTGCGTTCAGACGTTGGATAGGCCGCTAAAGAGTTGCATGATTTGACCCGGCCATCGACGGCGGGTCTAGTGGAGGTGTATGCCGCATGCCGGCGCTGCTGCTGAGCAAGGACATCTATGTATGGCGGGCCGAGTCCCTACAGCACGACCACGCGGCTGCCCTCAGGGGCTGGCAGCCGCGCATTTTGAGCGTCACGTCCGTGGGACTGAGAAGTGTGCTCTCAATCTGCTGATGCCAGGATCAACAGCGACTACTGCAGGCCAGTAAACCTCAAACCGGTCTCGCGCAGCATCGTCGCGGCTCCGTGGACGTGTTCAGCGTCAGCACCTGCCCACTGCCCGCTAGTCCATACAGGACGCTGCCCTGGAAGGTCAGGGCAAAGACGTCGGTCTTGTCCGTCCCGCCGATCACGGTGGCCTTGCCCATGAGCGGGTCGATGCGGGCCAGCGAGACGGAAGCACCTACAATGGGGCGGACCGTGCCGTAGAGGTTGCCTGTGCCATCCGCATCCAGAGCGTTGATGTTCTCGCTTGTGCCCAGTGCGTCCATGCTGTTGACCGCTCCATCGCTCAGATTAATCCGGACCAGATTGCTGAAGGTCACCCACTACAGTTCGGTGCCAGTCAGTGCCACGTCGGTTAGAGAGCTGCTGTGCTTCAGATCGAACTGTTTCTCGTCTTGACCCGTTCCACTCAGGACAATGCTGTACAGCGCGTTGTTGGTCACAGCGTAAGCACGGGCATTTGGGTGGTTATTATCTTAGAAAGGCGGCGTGGTTCCACCACTCCCACAGGCAGACAGGATGAGCGCGGCGACGGATAGCAAAGCGATTTTGCTCAACTGGAACCTCCGCATCCTGTACAGATTCTCTATTTCGGATGATCAGACAGATTTGCCAACCTTTAAGTCCTCAGCGGAGCGTTTGCGGGACCATTGTTCAGATGGACGCATTGATGGTTGAAACAGATGATGTTTACGATTTTTCTTCTGGCTCACAGCTCTCATGCAGTTCCTTGAGTCCGATGGTGCGCCCCAACATCTGATCCAACATGTCCGCCAGACAGGTGAGCTCGTGAGCCGCCCCCGAAAACCGGTCCAGGTCAGCCTGGAATCTCTGACGGGCGATGGATGGATGCAATCTGGGCTGCGAACGCTCCAGGAGCGAGGTTTCCCAGCCCCGAATGCGGCCTGACGTCATTATAGTCGGCCCTCCAACGTTCGATCTTCTCCGCTGCGTCTTCCAGCGACAGGAACCAGTGGGTGTTCAGGCACTCGTCCCGAAAGCTGCCATTGAATGACTCGATATGTGCATTATCCTGAGGCCGTCCAGGACGTGAAAAATCAAGAGTGACGTGCTGCTCGTAAGCCCAGAGGTCGAGCGCTTTACTGACAAATTCACTGCCATTGTCCACCTGGATCCGCTCGGGGGACCCCCGAGTTTGCGTCACGCTCCGCATGATTTCCACCACACGATCCGCGCGAATGCTGACATCGACGTGGATGGCCAGGCATTCCCGCGAAAAGACGTCCAGCAGCGTCAACGTGCGAAACCGCTTCCCGTTAAACAGCGCATCGGAGACGAAATCCATTGACCAGACCTGGTTCACCTTCATAGGATCTGTTCGCGCCGCGCGGTGCGCGGCACTGACCCGTCGGCGGGGCCGCTTCATCCGAAGATTCAGGCCCGCCTGCTGATACAAGCGGTACAGCCGCTTGTGATTGATCTGCCACCCTTCACGTTGCATCAGGATGTGGATGCGCCGGTACCCATAGCGCACACGGGTCTGGGCGATCTCGGTCATCCGTTGCAAGATGACGGGCTCATCCTGTTTGCGTCTGGGCGCGTATCGGAACGAGCTTCGCGGTGCGCGAAGCACTCGGCAGGCCCGCCGTTCGCTGACCCGATAGCCAACTTGCAGATGCTGGACCAGGGATTCGCGTTGGACGGGCCTCAGAGCTTTGATTTGATGACGTCCTGAAGCATGACTTTGTCGAGGCTGAGGTCGGCCACCAGCTGTTTGAGCTTCCGATTTTCATCTTCGAGCTGCCTCAAGCGGCGGAGTTCCGTGACCCCCAGGCCACTGAACTTCTTCTTCCAATGGTAAAATGTCGACTCGGCGATTCCCATTTTTCGGCAGATTTCACCGACTGCCACGCCAATTTCGGCCTGGTTGAGCGCGAACGCGATCTGCTCTTCCGTGTGCTTCGTTCCCTTCATGCTGACCTCCGGGGATGGTTCCCCTATGGTGCCAGACACTCCATTCTCAGGTGGATCGGTTTTCGGGGAGCAGGTCACTCGGATTATGCGGGCATGGTGGCACGGTGGGTGGAACATTAGAGAATTCGATCTCTAGCCCAACAATGAGATCAAGCTGGGGCTTGACCGAAATGGAGTGCATGGTAGGAATGTCTTCCAAACCGCCTGAGTTGTGCGCGTTGTGATTACCTTTGTTCTCTAACTGGCATTAATCGACATGGATGCTCAACTGCTTTCCTCTAATGCTTCTGCTTGCGCCAATGCTTGAAGAAGAGGAATGGACAGTGGGGGAGAGTTGGTGCATGTTGACTGTTTTATAACGTCGGTTTATCACGCGAGCTGCCTCACCGCTCCATCTCTGATCTCCAGAAACATGAACAGTCTTCGTTCATCGAAAGGACGGACAACTCAGGCGATCGGGCGTGAAAACCCAGTCAGCCGCGCGTCCCATCATTGCGCGTGCAGGTGACAGTAAGAAGTGTCCAATCCATCTCACGTGGATTTTCCCGACCTTTGACAGCGTTAAATACACCTGCTTTACCACCGTCTGCAGCGCGTCGCGCTCAGTTTCTACCTGAGCATCAGACCCTGATGTTTTTTTACTTGTCCCCAGTCAGGTCCTCCTTGACGATTTGCCACTCCACAATTTCGCTTACGCCTTCCATCACGTTCAGCGGTCACTGGACCCTGCGTGCATACTTGGCTCTGTACGACACACCTGAGCGATTGACGCACGCGCCGTGCACCAACACGCGCCAACGCCAGGACCTATGGCTGATCGGATCGGAGTTTTCGATAGCGCTATTCTTCCGCCAACGGGGGACTGAACTTGATGCACCACTTGCAAAGCATCTCGTGGCGGACCCAACACCGCGCTGATGCAGCTATTCCTTGCCGTACCGATAGCTCAGTAAAAAGAGGGCATAGCGGGAGGCCCTATGGCCGCGGCCGGGCGGCCTCGAGGTCATGAAGCACGTCGGAGTCATGCGAATGGGGCGGTGGCGTCGTAAACCTACATCCAACTCAGGGGCGTGCCTGGCACGGGAATCACTGTGGCGCGCCCACCAGCCGCCTGGAGCGCTTTGTGCAGGGCGGCCAGTCCCGCTGCTTCCAGATCGCGGAACACGGTAGGTCGTGCCCCTTGGGGCAGCGGGTACCTGCGTGCGCGCAACGCGTTCGTCACAATGAGCGGATTATGCCGCCCAGGCAGACCAGCATGGGCATGTGGTGATTTCAGCTGGGGTGCCCAGCAAACTGTGCACAGAGATCCAGGGCGTACCCGAGTGGCACGCCGTGCCCATGGGTGTGAAGGGAGGCCTTCAGGGTGTGGCCCTGCGATTTGAACGACGCATGCCAGGGGTGGACGGTGCGCATCTCAACGCCAGTGCGGGCGGTCAGATGCGGGAATCCTACGGTGCCCCGCGCCACCAGCAGTGAAAGTGAGAGCGCATGGGGGATTACGGTGTGGACTGCATTGATCTTCATCATCTCCAGGGGTAGGGGTAGGAAGCGGGCGACCAGCTGGCCTCGCCCGTTAGTGGAGCATGCACGCCCTGGGTCCTGGGCGTATCAAGGGGAGGCCCTGCTCAATCCTCCAGTGGGGCAGCGCATGGCGCCCATGACGCTCACAGAACCCTATGATTCGTGGACATGACGCGCTCAGGTTACAAGAAACCCGCCAAACCGGTGCTGTTCATCTCCCACTACGCCAAGGAAAAGGACGTGGCGCTGGCGCTCCAGCAGACTCTGGACCGAGCCTTCCTCGGATCATTCGAGGTGTTCGTATCCTCAGACACGGCCAGCATCACGATGGGCGCAGACTTCGACACCACGATCCGCGACGCCCTGAAACGGGCGTTCTACGGCCTATGTCTGTTCACGCCGGAAAGTTTGAAACGTCCCTGGATCAACATCGAGTTCGGTGCCCTTTGGTATGCCGAGAAGCCTGCCGTTCCCGTGTGCTTCGGAGGTCAGTCGGTCGGCACGCTCCCTCCGCCGTACAGCAGCAAAAACGGTCTGGACGCCACCAATGTGGACGCGCTGAATAAATTGGTGGCCAACATTGCCAAGGAACGTGACCTGGGACCTCCAACGATCGACTGGACCCCCTTCATCACGGTCGTCAAGGCATTCAATGACCGGGCGACCCACCCCTGGACAGGAACGGACGTGGAACGCCAGGTATTCATGGCGCTCTACGCTGATGTATACGATGCCGAGCTCCAGGAACCCTTCTACCCCCAGTGGGATCAGGTTGACGTCCCGACGCTGGCTGCACAACTGAGGCTCACGCCAAAGCAGGTTGAGGACGCCTTCGAGATCCTGGTTGAACAGAAGCTCATCCAGGGAAGCATCGGGTATGGCGGGGCGCTCGTCGCCTTGGACTGGACGCAGCCAGGGTGGGCGCAGTATGTCCGCATGGTACACACGGACTGGTCGGACGTCCAGCAGCGCATTCGCACGGCGGTAAACGGTCACCCGGACCATGTCGATGCCATGACCATGGCTGCGCAGCTGCGTCTGGGCTACTGGCCCGTCGCGCTGGCGCTGTACGAGTGGAAAGCCGCTGGACTGGTGACGCTGTCTGAGTCGAGTGCTGGCGTCAGCATCGTGTGGCGCTCCCCGAGACTGGCGAGACCCGACCCGGCGTGACCTGCACAACGCAACATTCACGCGAAGCCTATGGTTCGGACCTATGACGCGCTCAGGTCGCAGAAAGTCCGCCGCGGACAAGAAGGTCTTGTTCATCTCCCACTCTAGAGGTGGCCTTGGTGGTCCGGGCCACCTAGAGTCGCACGTTCATAGAGGCGTTCGAGATCTTCGTCTCGTCAGACATGGACAACATCACTTTGGGCGCGGAGTTTGACGCCAGAATCCGCGGCGCCCTGAAACGGGCGTCCTATAGCCTGTTCTTGTTCACGCCGGGAAGTCTGAAACGACCCTGGATCAACACCAAGTTTGGTGCCCTCTAGTTCGGGGGGACACCAGCCGTCCCGTTGTGCTTCGGTGGCCAGTTGGTCGGCGCGCTTCCTGCGCCGTATAGGAACAGAAAGGGACAGCTGACTTGCGATATAGATGAGTAACCGCAGCAGGAGACTTGAAGTCGCGGAGCGACCTCATTAATGACCTGGGCCAGGGTGCGACGATCTTACCGAACATCATCGCGCCCCAAACGCGTTCCTCTAGCCCTCAACGCTTCCGTTCGTGCTCCTCTCTCCGCCACTGCTTCTCCCCTAGAAACGCCTGCAACCGTCGCAACCCCGCCGCCGTCACGTCAGGCTCAGGTTCATCCCGCAATCCCAGGAACTCCCGGAACGTCAGGCCCAGCCGGGCCGAAGGTCTCCCCGATCCGCGCCACCGCTGCCTGTTGATCTGGCGTCATCGTCAACCACCTGCTCACCTTGCCGTCCGCGTCGCCCGAAACCGAAAGGGTCCGCACGATCATCCCGCCCTGCTCTGCCCGGATGAGCTACCCCAGTCCGACGCCTGCTGCCGTGAGCCTGGAGATGCGTCGTGCATGACCTTCACCAGCCTCCTGAACCTGGAGAAGGCCATTTGGTTTTTTCAGACCGTCACAATCAAAGGCGGCGAGCTCACGCCCATAGTGGACAGGTCGCTCTACGATTCACGCTTGTGTGCCCTCCGGGAAGGTTTGCCACCCATGCCACGTCTAGGCTTCCACCTAGCGAGGGTTGGGACAGTTGCAAACCGCCTCTGCAGAAAAGCAAGGCAAGCCTGTGCAAGCGCGAGGCCTTCAGCATCATGTGCCTGTTGCTGTTCGGCCCGTGTGGCCGCTCGGTCAAGGTACCGATCAGCGATGACACTTACGGCGACGCTGAACAGCGCCAGACCGATGCCAATATGAGCGACAACAGTCGGAACAGGCGTGGGGCATGACTGCTCAACCGCAGCCCAAGACGGGAGCCAACGACATCAGCCAGGCGTCCACCAGATCCTGGGCCG is a window from the Deinococcus humi genome containing:
- a CDS encoding SOS response-associated peptidase family protein, encoding MDGGPGACAYVAGRGQALCDVQRPRGEFGGQLRFREAFQNQRCVIPLAGSWEWSVREGVKIQVRIARRHFELLPVAGLWNCVQTLDRPLKSCMI
- a CDS encoding IS3 family transposase (programmed frameshift), whose amino-acid sequence is MKGTKHTEEQIAFALNQAEIGVAVGEICRKMGIAESTFYHWKKKFSGLGVTELRRLRQLEDENRKLKQLVADLSLDKVMLQDVIKFKALRPVQRESLVQHLQVGYRVSERRACRVLRAPRSSFRYAPRRKQDEPVILQRMTEIAQTRVRYGYRRIHILMQREGWQINHKRLYRLYQQAGLNLRMKRPRRRVSAAHRAARTDPMKVNQVWSMDFVSDALFNGKRFRTLTLLDVFSRECLAIHVDVSIRADRVVEIMRSVTQTRGSPERIQVDNGSEFVSKALDLWAYEQHVTLDFSRPGRPQDNAHIESFNGSFRDECLNTHWFLSLEDAAEKIERWRADYNDVRPHSGLGNLAPGAFAAQIASIHRPSEIPG
- a CDS encoding toll/interleukin-1 receptor domain-containing protein; the protein is MTRSGYKKPAKPVLFISHYAKEKDVALALQQTLDRAFLGSFEVFVSSDTASITMGADFDTTIRDALKRAFYGLCLFTPESLKRPWINIEFGALWYAEKPAVPVCFGGQSVGTLPPPYSSKNGLDATNVDALNKLVANIAKERDLGPPTIDWTPFITVVKAFNDRATHPWTGTDVERQVFMALYADVYDAELQEPFYPQWDQVDVPTLAAQLRLTPKQVEDAFEILVEQKLIQGSIGYGGALVALDWTQPGWAQYVRMVHTDWSDVQQRIRTAVNGHPDHVDAMTMAAQLRLGYWPVALALYEWKAAGLVTLSESSAGVSIVWRSPRLARPDPA